One window from the genome of Kryptolebias marmoratus isolate JLee-2015 linkage group LG1, ASM164957v2, whole genome shotgun sequence encodes:
- the LOC108242822 gene encoding arrestin domain-containing protein 3-like, translating to MPAVTNFKVSYDALNEEGTFSEGDVITGAVTLQLSKETKVQKLFVKAKGDANTHWTKKKGDKTYTYSAHKRYFKLKQFLTPEDSEENVLAEGIHVYKFSFPIPMESMPSSFRGAHGKIVYKLEAKLSRSWRMDSTAEEEFTFVSKSLPDVYSLMSPQVGSTNKEMGLFSKGHVQMDVTVNKAIFASGETIEIVANINNSSSRDMTPKFTLMMDVVFHAQGDTKRQSFDVEKVVSQPIKPQTQQEAKCALQIPSNQMPSILNCEIIRAEYKLKVYLDISFAFDPEVLFPLVIALPNLAPGSQTGPGGPYPAHAFGGQSNSDFPPPAVPGALYPAAYQQPGSYGYPSAPPPEYSMNPQVLAGPPGVYPPQPPLMYGGYSNPAPQVPSPYGSPYGSPYSSSSSSALHPPPPPPPVFPPPLAAPPAQPPTSCLSPSAPASNPMPSAPVMDTDFLSQSNDVPPAYSMDVLSSDPEKSDAK from the exons ATGCCCGCAGTTACAAACTTCAAGGTGTCCTACGACGCGCTGAACGAGGAAGGGACGTTTTCAGAGGGAGACGTCATAACGGGAGCCGTCACCCTGCAGCTGTCGAAGGAGACCAAGGTTCAGAAGCTGTTCGTCAAGGCGAAAGGAGACGCCAACACGCACTGGACGAAAAAAAAGGGCGACAAGACGTACACGTACTCCGCACACAAAAGGTACTTCAAGCTGAAGCAGTTTTTGACCCCCGAGGACTCTGAAG aaaatgttttggcTGAAGGAATCCATGTTTACAAGTTCAGCTTTCCGATACCGATGGA GAGCATGCCGTCGTCTTTCAGAGGAGCTCATGGAAAGATTGTCTACAAGCTGGAGGCCAAGCTGTCCAGAAGCTGGAGGATGGATTCCACCGCAGAAGAGGAGTTCACTTTCGTCTCCAAGTCTTTACCAGACGTTTACTCTCTCATG TCACCCCAAGTTGGCTCAACAAACAAAGAGATGGGGCTTTTCTCCAAAGGGCATGTGCAGATGGATGTGACTGTGAACAAGGCAATTTTTGCTTCAG GGGAAACAATTGAGATTGTTGCCAACATCAACAACTCTTCATCCCGCGACATGACCCCCAAATTCACGTTGATGATGGACGTAGTGTTTCATGCGCAAGGAGATACCAAACGGCAGAGCTTCGATGTCGAAAAGGTGGTTAGCCAACCCATTAAAccccaaacacagcaggaagCCAAGTGTGCTCTGCAGATTCCCAGTAATCAGATGCCGTCGATCCTGAATTGTGAGATCATCAGAGCAGAATACAAGTTGAAG GTGTATCTGGACATCAGCTTCGCCTTTGATCCAGAGGTCCTGTTCCCACTGGTCATTGCTCTCCCTAACTTAGCTCCTGGTTCTCAaactggtcctggaggtccttaTCCCGCTCATGCTTTTGGGGGCCAGAGCAACAGTGActtccctcctcctgcagtgcCTGGAGCTCTTTATCCTGCAGCATATCAACAGCCAGGCAGCTATGGGTATCCTTCGGCGCCCCCGCCTGAATACTCAATGAACCCACAGGTGCTGGCCGGTCCGCCCGGTGTTTACCCCCCTCAGCCGCCACTAATGTACGGGGGCTACAGTAACCCAGCGCCACAAGTGCCTTCTCCGTACGGATCTCCGTACGGATCTCCGTATTCGTCTTCGTCCTCTTCGGCGCTtcaccccccacctccaccacccCCTGTGTTTCCCCCACCTCTAGCAGCACCGCCAGCCCAGCCGcctacttcctgtctgtctccatcAGCTCCAGCTAGTAACCCGATGCCTTCTGCTCCTGTGATGGATACAGATTTCCTGTCTCAGTCAAATGATGTTCCGCCTGCATATTCTATGGATGTCCTGTCTTCCGATCCAGAAAAATCTGATGCTAAATAA